GATCAGGAAGACGGCGCCGACGAGGCTGGTGACGACGCCGGTCGGCACGGCGACGGCGATGTCCGCCGGGACGACGGCCCGCAGGAGGACGTCGGAGCCGAGGACCAGGGCTGCGCCGGTGAGACCGGCGACGGGCAGGAAGCCGCGCGACCTGGTGAAACCGCGGAACCTGCGGGCGAGGGGCCGGACGAGCGCGGGGGCGCACAGGCCGACGAAGCCGATGGGTCCTGCGAGGGTGACGGCCGCCGTGGAGAGCAGGGCGGCGAGGACGACGGCGATGACCCGGGTGGCGCGGACGGGCACGCCGAGACCGCGCGCGGCGTCGTCCCCGAGGGCGAGGGCGTCGACCCGGCGGGCGAGGAGGAGCAGTCCGGCGAGGCCGAGGACGGCGATCGGGGCCATCTGGAGGACGCCGTCGAAGCCGTTCTGGGCGATGCTGCCCTGGTTCCACTGGTAGAGGCCCTCGGTCTGCCGGGGGAACAGCAGGAGCAGGCCTTCGGTGACGGCGGTGAGGCCGAGGGTGAGGGCGCTGCCCGCGAGGACGAGCCGGACCGTTCCGGCGCCGAGGCCCGAGAGCGCGAGGACGACGGCGGCCGCCGCGAGACCGCCGGCGAACGCGATGGCGGAGGAGGCGAACAGCGGCAGCGAGAGGCCGAAGGCGGCGGTGAGGCCGAGCGCGAGGTAGGAGCCCGCGTTGACGGCGAGGGTGTCGGGCGAGGCGAGGACGTTGCGGCTGACAGCCTGGAGGGCGGCGCCCGCGATGCCGAGGACGGCGCCGACCAGGAGGCCGGCGGTCATCCTCGGCAGGCGGGAGGCGATGACGACGGACGCGTCGGCCGGATCGGCCCGGCCCGTGAGCGCCTTCCACACCTCGGGGGCGCCGACCGCCGCCGTGCCCTGGGTGATGTCCACGAGCGCGAGGGCGACGACGAGGAGGACCAGGGCGGCCGTCACCGGCGCCGCGCCCGTCCGGGACGTGGCCGCCTGCGGACGGGTGGCGGGGGTGGTTGCGGTGACGGCCATGGTGTTACTTCGTCAGGGCGGTGACGACGGAGTCGACGTACTGCGTCATCGACTCGGGGCCGCCGAACATCCAGATGCCGTCGGGCAGCCGGTGCACGTTGCCCTTCTTGACGAACGGCAGGGACGTCCAGACCTTGTCCTTGGCGAGAACACCGGTGAACGGCGTGCTGCCGGCGTCGCCGTCGTTGCCGACGTAGGCGAACTGCACGTCACCGAGCGTGGTGAGGCCTTCGACGTCGGTGGTGCCGAGGCCGTAGGCCGGGTCGCCCTTGACGGTCCAGGCGTTCTTCAGGCCGAGCTTCTCGTTGACCGCACCGATCAGCGAGCCGCTGGTGTAGGGGCGGATCGAGACCTGGTTGGACATCACGTAGCCGTCGGCGAAGGCGTACCGCGTCCCGGCGAGACCGGCGTCGGCGAGCTTCTTCCTGCCCTCGTCGAGCTTCGCCTGGAACTGCTTCTTCAGCTCCTCGGACTTCTGCGTGGTGCCGGTCGCCTTGGCGATGGCGTCGAGGTCCGCGTTCATCCGGCCGATCGGGTCGGCGGCGTCGGCGGCCTTCAGCGTCAGGACCGGGGCGACCTTGCGCAGCTGCTTCACGGCGGCCGGCGGCAGGTCGGTGGTGGCGACGATGAGGTCGGGCTTCAGGGCGGCGACGGTCTCCACGCTCGGCTCTCCGCGCGTGCCGATGTCCTTGGGCTCGTTCGTGAGCGGGACGGCGGTGTCCCAGGTCTTGTAGCCCTTGACGTCGGCGACGCCCACCGGGTCGACACCGAGCGAGATCAGGCTCTCGACGACGTTCCACTCGGTCCCGACGACCTTCTTGGCGGGGCCGGCGAGCTCGACC
Above is a genomic segment from Streptomyces sp. NBC_00094 containing:
- a CDS encoding iron-siderophore ABC transporter substrate-binding protein; this encodes MKRLLLTTAIATSAALALTACGTTEPAADDAKKSAEPITLTDSTGEKVELAGPAKKVVGTEWNVVESLISLGVDPVGVADVKGYKTWDTAVPLTNEPKDIGTRGEPSVETVAALKPDLIVATTDLPPAAVKQLRKVAPVLTLKAADAADPIGRMNADLDAIAKATGTTQKSEELKKQFQAKLDEGRKKLADAGLAGTRYAFADGYVMSNQVSIRPYTSGSLIGAVNEKLGLKNAWTVKGDPAYGLGTTDVEGLTTLGDVQFAYVGNDGDAGSTPFTGVLAKDKVWTSLPFVKKGNVHRLPDGIWMFGGPESMTQYVDSVVTALTK